From the genome of Impatiens glandulifera chromosome 9, dImpGla2.1, whole genome shotgun sequence, one region includes:
- the LOC124916652 gene encoding cytokinin riboside 5'-monophosphate phosphoribohydrolase LOG1-like yields MENEEKEKELIKKSKLKRICVFCGSSPGNKTIYKDAAIQLGKELVCRNIDLVYGGGSLGLMGLVSKAVHDGGRHVLGVIPKTLMAREITGETVGEVKTVANMHQRKTEMATHSDAFIALPGGYGTLEELLEVITWAQLGIHDKPVGVLNVDGYYNSLLSFMDKAVEEGFITPTARHIIVSTPNPATLLQLLEEYTPRHERVASQHKWKMDE; encoded by the exons atggagaatgaggagaaggagaaggaattaataaaaaaatcaaagttgaaGAGGATATGTGTGTTCTGCGGGAGTAGCCCAGGGAACAAGACCATCTATAAAGATGCCGCCATTCAACTTGGAAAAGAGCTA GTATGTAGGAACATTGATTTGGTGTACGGAGGTGGAAGTCTTGGTCTCATGGGTTTAGTGTCTAAAGCTGTTCACGATGGCGGCCGACATGTTCTTGG AGTGATTCCCAAGACACTCATGGCAAGAGAG ATAACAGGAGAGACGGTTGGTGAAGTGAAGACAGTAGCAAACATGCATCAAAGAAAAACTGAGATGGCCACTCATTCTGATGCCTTCATCGCTTTGCCTG GTGGTTATGGAACTCTTGAGGAGCTGCTTGAAGTCATAACTTGGGCTCAACTTGGAATCCATGATAAACCt GTTGGAGTGCTTAATGTTGATGGGTACTACAACTCGTTATTGTCATTCATGGACAAGGCAGTTGAGGAAGGGTTTATCACTCCCACTGCACGCCATATCATTGTCTCAACTCCTAATCCAGCCACCTTGTTACAACTATTGGAG gagTATACTCCCCGGCATGAGCGAGTTGCATCCCAGCACAAGTGGAAGATGgatgaatga